Proteins from a genomic interval of Chroococcidiopsis thermalis PCC 7203:
- the purE gene encoding 5-(carboxyamino)imidazole ribonucleotide mutase, with protein MTQPQIGIIMGSDSDLPTMQDAIAVCEEFALAVEVAIVSAHRTPERMVEYAQSAHQRGLKVIIAGAGGAAHLPGMVAALTPLPVIGVPVASRHLQGLDSLYSIVQMPAGIPVATVAIGNAKNAGLLAVQILAAHQPELLTKVQKYRQSLANTVMEKQAKLEQIGYQKYIANL; from the coding sequence ATGACTCAACCCCAAATTGGCATTATTATGGGTAGCGACTCCGATCTGCCGACAATGCAAGATGCGATCGCAGTTTGCGAAGAATTTGCTTTAGCCGTAGAAGTGGCGATCGTTTCTGCCCACCGTACCCCAGAACGAATGGTAGAGTATGCCCAATCTGCTCATCAACGCGGACTCAAAGTTATTATTGCTGGTGCTGGTGGTGCTGCCCATTTACCAGGTATGGTTGCTGCTCTCACACCCCTACCCGTGATTGGCGTTCCCGTAGCTAGCCGTCACTTACAGGGGCTAGATTCGCTTTATTCAATCGTGCAAATGCCTGCGGGGATTCCTGTAGCTACAGTGGCGATCGGTAATGCGAAAAATGCTGGCTTGTTAGCCGTACAAATTTTGGCAGCTCATCAACCAGAGTTATTGACAAAGGTACAAAAATATCGTCAAAGCTTGGCAAATACTGTGATGGAAAAGCAAGCAAAGTTAGAACAGATAGGTTATCAAAAATACATAGCTAATTTGTAG
- the bchM gene encoding magnesium protoporphyrin IX methyltransferase gives MTATDDKTIVKEYFNTTGFDRWRRIYGITNDVNKVQLDIRNGHQQTVDTVIGWLQADGNLSEISICDAGCGVGSLSIPLAQAGARVYASDLSEMMVAEAKDKARAELGDLVKNLTLTVQDLETLSDRYHTVICLDVLIHYPQEQVEQMISHLCSLAQTRIILSFAPKTFALSLLKKVGSFFPGASKATRAYLHPASTVIKILEKNGFSVQRQAMTKTRFYFSRLIEATRK, from the coding sequence ATGACTGCAACAGACGATAAAACGATTGTTAAAGAATATTTCAATACAACGGGATTCGATCGCTGGCGACGGATTTATGGTATTACCAATGACGTTAACAAAGTCCAACTCGATATTCGCAACGGACACCAACAAACTGTAGATACTGTTATTGGTTGGTTGCAAGCAGATGGCAATTTGTCAGAAATATCTATTTGCGATGCAGGATGTGGAGTGGGTAGCCTCAGCATTCCTCTGGCGCAGGCAGGTGCTAGGGTGTACGCTAGCGATCTGTCAGAAATGATGGTAGCAGAAGCCAAAGACAAAGCTAGAGCAGAATTGGGAGATTTGGTCAAGAATCTGACTCTGACCGTGCAAGATTTAGAAACACTAAGCGATCGCTATCATACTGTGATTTGTCTTGATGTTTTAATCCATTATCCTCAAGAACAAGTAGAGCAAATGATTTCTCATCTTTGTTCTTTAGCACAGACGCGCATAATTTTGAGCTTTGCCCCAAAAACTTTTGCGCTTAGTTTGCTGAAAAAAGTTGGTAGTTTCTTTCCTGGTGCAAGTAAAGCTACCCGTGCTTATTTACACCCAGCATCAACAGTCATCAAAATTTTAGAAAAAAACGGTTTTTCCGTGCAGCGTCAGGCAATGACAAAGACTCGCTTCTATTTTTCTCGTTTAATAGAAGCAACTCGAAAATGA
- a CDS encoding ammonium transporter — protein sequence MLQKVSLAIAIVLGLIFSLAGQAVAAPSDATAAIANAQTAADTAFMLMSAALVCFYAVTFKAKLQFDDSLDTFPVHGVGGTVGAILTGIFATTEVNSAGKDGLLRGNFNQFIVQIVAVLIAYAIAAIGTFILMKILDITVGLRLKPEAELQGMDISEHGEEGYNEEFGERLSFTEPK from the coding sequence GTGTTGCAAAAAGTTTCGCTCGCGATCGCCATTGTCTTGGGGCTAATATTCTCACTTGCGGGACAAGCAGTTGCTGCACCAAGTGACGCAACTGCTGCGATCGCCAACGCGCAAACCGCAGCAGATACGGCATTTATGCTGATGTCGGCTGCTTTAGTCTGCTTCTATGCCGTCACTTTTAAAGCAAAGTTGCAATTTGACGATTCCCTCGATACTTTTCCCGTACATGGTGTGGGCGGAACAGTGGGCGCAATTCTCACGGGTATCTTCGCTACTACGGAAGTTAATTCAGCTGGTAAAGATGGTTTGTTACGGGGAAATTTCAACCAGTTTATCGTTCAAATTGTTGCAGTTTTAATTGCTTACGCGATCGCCGCGATCGGGACTTTTATCTTAATGAAAATTTTGGATATTACTGTAGGACTGCGACTCAAACCAGAAGCAGAACTTCAAGGTATGGATATTAGCGAACACGGTGAAGAAGGCTACAATGAAGAGTTTGGCGAACGACTGTCATTTACCGAGCCAAAGTGA
- the nagA gene encoding N-acetylglucosamine-6-phosphate deacetylase codes for MTHAVDIINARVPGYAQLQGIRIDLHGQISAIEPMDRFIKKIPPADLQIINLAADWISLGGVDLQINGALGLAFTDLQPTDIDKLQKISEYLWQQGIDAYLPTLVTTSVEDIQRSLAVIANYMQRQTTSLPTAQVLGVHLEGPFLNPQKRGAHPAEYLLTLTIPYIQQLLGEYARIVKVITLAPELDPTGEAITYLRSLGITVSLGHSLATATQAEQAFKLGATMVTHAFNAMPGLHHREPGLLGAALVHPQVKCGLIADGQHICPTMIQVLLRAGCYERGIFLVSDALAPLGLSDGVYPWDTRQIDVKNGTARLFDGTLTGTTLPLLVGVQNLVRWDLCDVATAIALATTVPRQAIDLPTIQLGTPFHQLLRWQIKPDSKELTWKRLQ; via the coding sequence ATGACTCATGCAGTAGATATTATCAACGCTCGCGTGCCTGGTTACGCGCAATTGCAGGGAATTCGGATCGATCTACACGGTCAAATTTCCGCAATTGAACCAATGGATCGATTTATTAAAAAAATTCCGCCTGCCGATTTGCAAATTATCAATTTAGCAGCAGATTGGATATCTTTGGGTGGAGTCGATTTGCAGATTAACGGGGCGCTAGGCTTAGCATTTACAGATTTGCAACCGACCGATATCGATAAACTGCAAAAAATCTCTGAATACTTGTGGCAACAAGGCATAGATGCTTATTTACCCACATTAGTGACGACTTCTGTAGAAGATATACAGCGATCGCTAGCTGTTATTGCTAACTATATGCAGCGGCAAACCACATCTCTACCAACTGCCCAAGTTTTAGGAGTCCACCTTGAAGGACCATTTTTAAACCCACAAAAGCGCGGCGCTCATCCAGCAGAATATTTATTAACGCTGACAATTCCATACATTCAGCAACTTTTAGGCGAATACGCTCGTATAGTCAAAGTTATCACCCTTGCCCCAGAATTAGATCCCACGGGCGAAGCCATAACCTATTTGCGTTCTCTCGGTATAACAGTCAGCCTCGGGCATTCGCTTGCCACGGCAACTCAGGCAGAACAAGCATTTAAACTAGGGGCAACAATGGTAACTCATGCTTTTAATGCCATGCCGGGACTCCACCACAGAGAACCTGGATTGTTAGGTGCTGCCTTGGTACATCCTCAAGTGAAATGTGGATTAATTGCTGACGGACAACATATTTGCCCCACAATGATTCAAGTATTACTTCGCGCTGGCTGTTACGAACGAGGAATCTTTCTTGTCAGCGATGCCTTAGCACCTCTGGGGCTTTCAGACGGTGTTTATCCTTGGGATACGCGGCAAATAGACGTGAAAAACGGTACGGCTAGACTGTTCGATGGTACTTTGACTGGTACGACTCTACCACTACTCGTAGGAGTCCAGAACCTAGTTCGCTGGGATCTTTGTGACGTAGCTACAGCGATCGCACTTGCCACCACCGTACCGCGACAGGCGATCGATCTTCCCACAATTCAACTCGGTACTCCCTTTCATCAACTCCTACGCTGGCAGATAAAACCAGACAGCAAAGAACTGACGTGGAAGAGATTGCAGTGA
- a CDS encoding ammonium transporter, with amino-acid sequence MKRLSQHTSLFTQLKLAVKRLSPSWQACIPLTVVIVLAWGYAAVAQDAAPASQDKVAEELQNLKVGIDTLWVCIAAFLVFFMNAGFGMLETGFCRQKNAVNVLSKNLIVFALSTVAFWAIGFGLMFGDGNPFVGTTGWFLAGADNSPATADAYKGVFGALNWAGVPLLAKFLFQLVFAGTAATIVSGAVAERIKFVDFLIFSVLLVGVAYPITGHWIWGGGWLAKAGFWDFAGSTVVHSVGGWAALMGAAFLGPRIGKYQNGTSVAMPGHNMSIATLGCLILWLGWFGFNPGSTMAVSPSIAHIAVTTNLAGSMGGIAATIVAWLYLGKPDLSMIINGILAGLVAITAPCAFVSVPWSAVIGLIAGIIVVFSVTFFDKIKIDDPVGATSVHLVCGIFGTLCVGLFAEGPGGALNLYEDGLGPARGLLLGGGFSQLWAQFIGIITVGGMTVLLSTIFWLALKATLGIRVTAEEEFEGLDIGEHGMEAYSGFLKETDVTGFADTSATNMGKRAGDVSSNPY; translated from the coding sequence ATGAAGCGTTTATCTCAGCATACATCTCTATTCACGCAGCTAAAGTTAGCGGTGAAGCGATTGTCTCCTTCTTGGCAGGCTTGCATTCCCCTAACAGTAGTTATTGTGCTGGCGTGGGGTTATGCCGCAGTTGCCCAAGATGCCGCACCTGCAAGTCAAGATAAAGTAGCGGAGGAATTACAAAATCTCAAGGTAGGAATAGATACTCTTTGGGTGTGTATTGCTGCTTTTTTAGTGTTTTTTATGAATGCTGGTTTCGGGATGTTGGAAACTGGCTTTTGCCGTCAGAAAAACGCTGTTAACGTCTTGTCAAAAAACCTAATCGTATTTGCCCTTTCTACCGTGGCGTTTTGGGCAATTGGATTTGGTTTAATGTTCGGCGATGGCAATCCCTTCGTTGGTACGACGGGCTGGTTCTTAGCGGGAGCAGATAACAGTCCGGCAACGGCAGATGCATACAAAGGCGTGTTTGGTGCGCTCAACTGGGCAGGAGTACCCTTGCTTGCCAAGTTCTTGTTCCAACTTGTATTCGCTGGTACTGCTGCTACGATTGTTTCGGGTGCTGTAGCGGAACGGATCAAGTTTGTTGACTTCTTAATCTTTAGCGTATTGTTAGTCGGGGTTGCGTACCCAATTACAGGTCACTGGATTTGGGGTGGCGGTTGGTTGGCAAAAGCTGGATTCTGGGACTTTGCTGGTTCCACTGTAGTCCACTCTGTAGGTGGTTGGGCGGCTTTGATGGGTGCGGCGTTCTTAGGACCCAGGATCGGTAAATACCAAAATGGCACTTCAGTCGCCATGCCCGGGCATAACATGAGTATTGCCACTCTAGGCTGTTTAATTCTGTGGTTGGGCTGGTTTGGTTTCAACCCTGGTTCTACGATGGCAGTCAGCCCCAGTATTGCTCATATTGCAGTCACGACTAACCTAGCTGGTTCTATGGGTGGTATCGCTGCTACTATTGTTGCTTGGCTTTACTTAGGTAAACCTGACTTGTCCATGATTATCAACGGGATTCTGGCGGGTTTGGTAGCAATTACTGCTCCTTGTGCTTTTGTTAGCGTGCCTTGGTCGGCGGTAATTGGTCTAATTGCTGGTATCATCGTTGTTTTCTCCGTTACCTTCTTCGACAAAATCAAAATTGATGACCCTGTAGGTGCAACCTCCGTTCACCTTGTCTGCGGTATATTCGGGACTCTGTGCGTAGGTTTATTTGCTGAAGGTCCAGGTGGAGCGCTGAACTTGTATGAAGACGGATTGGGACCTGCGAGAGGATTGCTGCTCGGTGGTGGTTTCTCACAACTATGGGCGCAGTTCATCGGTATCATCACCGTTGGTGGTATGACTGTCCTGTTATCTACTATCTTTTGGCTAGCGCTGAAAGCAACTTTGGGAATTCGCGTGACTGCCGAAGAGGAATTTGAAGGCTTGGATATTGGCGAACATGGTATGGAAGCATACAGTGGCTTTCTCAAAGAAACTGATGTGACTGGGTTTGCTGATACTAGTGCTACTAATATGGGTAAGCGAGCTGGCGATGTATCTAGTAATCCTTACTAG
- a CDS encoding ABC transporter ATP-binding protein, giving the protein MTSIARSSQTEAVALAAYDLWKSYRDRPVVQGVNFTLNPGEILGLLGPNGAGKTTIVRMLYGSVRPDRGFVQLGQNKIQLQGRAARAKMGIVTQEDNLDPDFTVWENLTYFAHHYRITGAAARQRAGELLALVGLEDRGSSLVDELSGGMKRRLVLARALINHPQVVFLDEPTTGLDPNARQDFWRLVLQLKQNGCGVLLTTHYMDEAQRLCDRLLLLQQGKILDRGTPAELIERTVGLEVAEIIGIPESTIQQLAQQAGTWYHPFGNSYLLGLPADPQFWQQIHTITPTPPIRRPTNLEDVFLRLTGTALA; this is encoded by the coding sequence ATGACTAGCATTGCTAGATCGTCACAAACTGAAGCGGTAGCGCTCGCAGCCTACGACCTGTGGAAATCCTATCGCGATCGCCCAGTCGTACAGGGAGTCAACTTCACCCTCAATCCAGGAGAGATTTTAGGCTTGCTCGGTCCCAACGGTGCGGGAAAAACGACGATTGTGAGAATGCTTTATGGTTCTGTCAGACCCGATCGCGGCTTCGTCCAGTTAGGGCAAAATAAAATTCAGTTGCAGGGACGAGCAGCTAGAGCAAAAATGGGAATTGTCACCCAAGAAGACAATCTCGACCCTGACTTTACAGTTTGGGAAAATTTAACTTATTTCGCCCACCACTATAGAATTACTGGAGCGGCAGCACGTCAACGTGCCGGGGAATTGTTGGCTCTGGTAGGATTAGAAGACCGTGGCAGTTCCCTGGTTGACGAACTTTCAGGTGGGATGAAGCGGCGGTTGGTGCTAGCACGCGCTTTGATTAACCATCCTCAAGTCGTATTTCTCGACGAGCCGACAACAGGACTCGACCCAAATGCACGACAAGATTTTTGGCGTTTGGTACTGCAATTAAAACAAAACGGTTGTGGGGTACTGTTGACAACTCATTATATGGATGAAGCGCAACGGCTGTGCGATCGCTTGTTGTTACTCCAGCAGGGCAAAATTCTCGATCGCGGCACGCCCGCAGAGTTAATCGAACGTACAGTAGGTTTAGAAGTGGCGGAAATTATCGGGATTCCTGAATCTACGATTCAACAGCTTGCCCAACAAGCAGGTACTTGGTATCACCCATTTGGCAATAGCTATTTACTTGGGCTACCAGCAGATCCCCAATTTTGGCAGCAGATCCATACCATAACACCAACTCCGCCCATTCGTCGTCCCACTAATCTTGAAGATGTTTTCTTACGACTGACAGGAACAGCACTGGCATGA
- the petE gene encoding plastocyanin has protein sequence MKLFAATLRRLGLAVLTIVLVASSFAFFSAPAAAETFQVKLGTDKGMLAFEPSKLTVKPGDTIEFVNNKVPPHNVVFDTAGTPNKSADLAKSLSHKQLLMTPGQSVSTTIPADAPAGDYTFYCEPHRGAGMIGKVTVAS, from the coding sequence ATGAAACTATTTGCTGCAACTTTGCGGCGCTTGGGTTTAGCTGTTTTAACCATTGTTTTGGTTGCTAGTAGCTTTGCATTCTTTTCTGCCCCTGCCGCTGCTGAAACTTTTCAAGTTAAGTTAGGTACAGATAAAGGGATGCTGGCGTTTGAGCCATCCAAGCTGACTGTAAAGCCAGGGGACACCATTGAGTTTGTAAACAACAAAGTGCCTCCCCACAACGTTGTTTTCGATACAGCTGGCACTCCTAACAAGAGTGCGGATCTGGCAAAATCTCTGTCCCACAAGCAACTACTGATGACCCCAGGTCAATCAGTTTCAACCACTATTCCCGCTGATGCTCCTGCTGGGGACTACACCTTCTACTGCGAACCTCATCGTGGTGCTGGAATGATTGGTAAAGTTACGGTTGCTAGCTAG
- a CDS encoding orange carotenoid protein N-terminal domain-containing protein: MTYATDESTKRSLEQFNRYDADTKLGLLWFGYLDLKDKLTPANETSTQDTAAAVFDQFVALSQEEQLQAQRDIVNRADTDLSRAYSALASSGKLDLWLRLAQGMEDGRIIGVPSDYEPPAETNEFVEQIKQLEFEQRLNFMRSAVVEMGAK; this comes from the coding sequence ATGACTTACGCGACTGATGAAAGTACAAAGCGATCGCTAGAGCAGTTTAACCGTTATGATGCCGATACCAAACTTGGATTGTTGTGGTTTGGGTATCTCGATCTTAAAGATAAGCTAACACCTGCAAACGAGACTTCCACACAGGATACCGCAGCAGCAGTATTCGATCAATTTGTTGCACTCTCACAAGAAGAACAGCTGCAAGCACAGCGCGATATTGTTAATCGTGCTGACACAGATCTTAGCCGTGCCTACAGTGCTTTGGCTTCTAGTGGCAAATTAGATCTTTGGTTGCGCTTAGCACAAGGAATGGAAGACGGTAGAATTATTGGCGTACCATCTGATTACGAACCACCCGCAGAAACAAATGAGTTTGTAGAGCAAATCAAACAGCTTGAATTTGAGCAGCGGCTTAATTTTATGCGTAGTGCCGTTGTCGAGATGGGTGCTAAATAA
- a CDS encoding CoA-acylating methylmalonate-semialdehyde dehydrogenase yields the protein MSSAAILQNYINGEWCDSSANEYLEVINPATTELLAQVPLGTSADVDRAATAAANAFSSWRRTPATERIQYLFKLKALLDENFEDIARTITQECGKTLEESKGEMRRAIENVEVACGIPILMQGQYSEDIAKGIDEFVIRQPVGVAAVIAPFNFPGMIPFWFLPYAIACGNTYIIKPSEKVPLTMQKVMHLIEQTGLPKGVVNLVNGAKEVVDAILDSPVIRAISFVGSTPVARYVYSRATANGKRAQCQGGAKNPIIVLPDADIDMTTRIVADSAFGCAGQRCLAASLAVTVGEAGKTFTEAIAQAATSRVVGYGLDSGVQMGPVITAESQSRIKHLVEQGIAAGAKPLVDGRESLISDYPDGYFIKPTILQDIDPAGAIARTEIFGPVLGLIHLDSIEAAIQFINSGQYGNMACLFTSSGAAARKFRYEAEVGNIGINIGVAAPMAFFPFSGWKESFFGDLHGQGHHAVEFFTQTKVVVERWRQNWSRQF from the coding sequence ATGAGTTCCGCCGCAATTCTCCAAAACTACATTAACGGTGAATGGTGCGACTCTAGTGCAAATGAATATCTAGAAGTCATCAATCCTGCCACAACCGAGTTACTCGCTCAAGTTCCCTTGGGGACATCCGCCGACGTAGATCGAGCCGCTACCGCTGCTGCTAACGCTTTTAGCAGTTGGCGACGCACGCCAGCCACGGAGCGAATCCAATATTTATTTAAACTCAAAGCTCTATTAGACGAAAATTTTGAAGACATCGCTCGGACAATTACTCAAGAATGTGGCAAGACTCTAGAAGAGTCAAAAGGGGAAATGCGTCGAGCAATTGAGAATGTGGAAGTTGCCTGCGGTATCCCAATTTTGATGCAGGGACAGTACTCGGAAGATATTGCTAAAGGAATTGACGAATTTGTCATCCGCCAACCTGTAGGAGTTGCCGCAGTTATTGCACCGTTTAATTTCCCGGGAATGATCCCGTTTTGGTTTTTACCTTATGCGATCGCCTGTGGTAATACATATATCATCAAACCTTCAGAGAAAGTCCCGCTGACAATGCAAAAAGTCATGCACCTGATAGAACAAACGGGACTACCAAAGGGTGTTGTCAATTTGGTTAACGGTGCAAAAGAAGTTGTCGATGCGATTTTAGATTCTCCAGTGATTCGGGCGATTAGTTTTGTCGGTTCTACACCTGTGGCTCGATACGTATACAGTCGTGCCACTGCTAACGGCAAACGCGCCCAATGTCAAGGAGGGGCAAAAAACCCAATCATCGTATTGCCAGATGCAGACATAGACATGACTACTCGAATTGTTGCTGATAGCGCTTTCGGTTGTGCGGGACAGCGTTGCTTGGCGGCTTCGTTAGCGGTGACGGTAGGAGAAGCAGGAAAAACATTTACAGAGGCGATCGCTCAAGCTGCAACTTCTCGCGTTGTCGGTTACGGCTTAGATTCAGGCGTACAGATGGGACCCGTAATTACAGCTGAAAGTCAGTCGAGAATTAAGCACTTAGTAGAGCAAGGCATCGCCGCAGGGGCAAAACCATTAGTAGATGGTCGAGAATCGCTAATTTCTGATTATCCTGATGGTTATTTTATTAAACCGACAATTTTACAAGATATCGATCCAGCAGGTGCGATCGCCCGTACTGAAATTTTTGGTCCCGTTTTAGGACTGATTCACCTCGACAGCATAGAAGCGGCGATTCAGTTTATCAACAGCGGTCAGTATGGTAACATGGCTTGCCTGTTTACCTCTTCTGGTGCAGCTGCACGAAAATTTCGCTACGAAGCCGAAGTTGGTAATATCGGGATTAATATTGGTGTTGCCGCACCGATGGCATTTTTTCCCTTTAGCGGTTGGAAGGAAAGTTTCTTTGGGGACTTGCACGGACAGGGACACCATGCAGTTGAATTTTTTACCCAGACTAAAGTTGTTGTAGAGCGCTGGCGACAAAATTGGTCGAGACAGTTTTGA
- a CDS encoding DUF423 domain-containing protein, translated as MGQFFLAIAAIFGGLSVGVGAFGAHALKEKLTERSLEIFETGARYQMYHALALLFVALLIRTSGEEFAQPALIAAGWNFMIGILIFSGSLYALSLTGIKVVGAITPLGGAAFIAGWGALAIAALNNK; from the coding sequence ATGGGTCAATTCTTTCTGGCGATCGCTGCTATATTTGGTGGTTTATCTGTTGGTGTAGGAGCCTTTGGCGCTCATGCTCTAAAAGAAAAATTAACTGAGCGATCGCTAGAAATTTTTGAAACTGGTGCTAGATATCAAATGTATCATGCTCTAGCACTTCTATTCGTGGCTTTATTAATTAGAACCAGTGGCGAAGAATTTGCTCAGCCTGCATTAATAGCCGCTGGCTGGAATTTTATGATTGGAATTCTAATTTTTTCCGGCAGTTTGTACGCCTTAAGCTTAACAGGAATTAAGGTCGTCGGTGCAATTACTCCACTAGGAGGAGCAGCTTTTATTGCTGGGTGGGGTGCATTGGCGATCGCTGCCTTAAATAATAAGTAA
- a CDS encoding ABC transporter permease: MKRISVTAWGIYSVWRRHAKVYQKTWLVNSLPPLSEPLIYLIAFGYGLTPLIGDVTYQGQTVSYLQFIAPGMIAVGVLFQSFFEGSFGSFIRLSYQKTWQALLTAPLSFTEVFLGDWLWATTKGSIAGILTGLVAMSLGLYSGWHLLGALPLIILGSMLFGALGLFTAGTVRTVDQINVPIFLFVVPMFTICGTYFPRNTLPPVLGYVANILPLSALVDLLRWSLGLPQFWYLQVVWLLLWLSVFTVLAWRQIYPQLIQ; encoded by the coding sequence ATGAAACGGATTTCAGTTACGGCTTGGGGTATATATTCTGTCTGGCGTCGTCATGCCAAGGTGTATCAAAAAACTTGGTTAGTTAACAGTTTGCCACCATTATCCGAGCCTTTAATCTATTTAATTGCCTTCGGCTACGGTTTAACCCCTCTGATTGGCGATGTAACTTATCAAGGGCAAACCGTTAGCTACTTACAATTTATTGCCCCCGGCATGATTGCAGTAGGAGTACTCTTTCAATCTTTTTTTGAAGGTTCTTTCGGTAGTTTCATCCGTTTGAGTTACCAAAAAACATGGCAAGCACTACTCACCGCACCTCTGAGTTTTACTGAAGTCTTCTTAGGCGATTGGTTGTGGGCAACGACGAAAGGCTCGATTGCAGGAATACTGACCGGTCTAGTTGCAATGAGTTTAGGGCTATACTCGGGTTGGCATCTGCTAGGAGCTCTACCTTTAATTATCTTGGGTAGTATGCTATTTGGTGCGCTAGGGCTGTTTACTGCGGGTACGGTGCGGACTGTCGATCAAATTAACGTGCCGATCTTCTTATTTGTTGTCCCCATGTTTACCATTTGTGGGACATACTTCCCGCGCAATACTCTCCCACCAGTGTTGGGTTATGTTGCTAATATCTTACCCTTATCAGCACTAGTTGACCTGCTGCGTTGGTCGCTGGGTTTGCCTCAATTCTGGTATTTACAGGTTGTGTGGTTACTCTTGTGGTTGAGCGTTTTTACCGTATTAGCTTGGCGACAGATTTATCCGCAGTTAATTCAATAG
- a CDS encoding retropepsin-like aspartic protease family protein, translated as MLLDTGASQTTITTEMAQALGVVPIGTHKAQIANGDIVEFPIGQVASMSVGKAIVREPKVSITEGDPLLGQNFFEDYDVTIRRDVVEFQPR; from the coding sequence ATGCTTTTAGATACTGGGGCTTCTCAAACCACAATCACGACGGAGATGGCACAAGCGTTAGGAGTCGTTCCAATTGGTACGCACAAAGCACAAATTGCCAATGGCGATATAGTAGAATTCCCCATTGGACAGGTAGCTTCAATGAGTGTCGGCAAGGCTATAGTTCGCGAACCAAAAGTTTCGATTACTGAAGGAGATCCACTATTGGGACAGAACTTCTTTGAAGATTATGACGTAACGATTAGGCGAGATGTAGTGGAATTTCAGCCGCGTTGA